In the Petrotoga sibirica DSM 13575 genome, one interval contains:
- a CDS encoding flagellar protein FlaG: protein MGISNIGGKEDFLINNPITNRQHIEMASANQRNPENSNQPIQKEEVMPDELDKVTKIIEDRLKKLSKIFKGEAKFEIERDLDIIVVKIIDKDSKQIIRQIPPEVSVKLAKALNDVQGILLDEIA from the coding sequence ATGGGAATATCAAATATTGGGGGAAAAGAAGACTTTTTGATTAACAATCCTATAACCAATAGACAGCACATTGAAATGGCGAGTGCCAATCAAAGAAATCCTGAAAATTCAAACCAGCCGATCCAAAAAGAAGAGGTTATGCCAGACGAACTTGACAAAGTTACTAAGATAATTGAAGATAGATTAAAAAAGTTATCCAAAATATTCAAAGGAGAGGCAAAGTTTGAAATAGAAAGGGATTTGGATATTATTGTTGTAAAAATTATAGATAAAGATAGCAAGCAAATTATAAGGCAGATACCACCTGAAGTGTCCGTGAAACTTGCCAAAGCCTTAAACGATGTTCAAGGGATATTACTTGATGAAATAGCATAA